The following DNA comes from Salminus brasiliensis chromosome 21, fSalBra1.hap2, whole genome shotgun sequence.
GGTATCTCAGGGCCTGCTGGATTCAGAGGAGCGGCAGGGTGCAGGGGGAGACTCGGAAGACGAGGTTCTCGCCGAGCTTCAGAAGAGGCAGGCTGAGCTCAAGGCCCTGAGTGCCCACAACCGCGCACGCAAACAGGAGCTTCTTCGGTGAGGTTTATTTGAGAATgtcaaataaacacattatacCACACACTAACTGGGATATCTTCATTACGTCCAAAATTCAGTTCATGTTTCTCAAAACAGATTAGTTTCATAGTACTTACAGAATCATTTGACCAGtcatgttgttattattgttattctttTTCTCTGCGTTAAATTCAGGCTGACGAATCAAAGCTCCCCTGTCATGCTTGCAGAGCAAACAAATGAGCATCAAGACCATGGCAGAACAAATGATCTACTTTTTAGCAGAACATAAAAGTTTATATACTGCACAGCAATACGCTGACTcattatctgtctatctgttttagACTGTGTAAATCCAAACCGTGGCATGTcctcatgtctgtctgtctgtctccatttCTGTGCAGATTAGCACGAGAGGAGATGAGGAAGCAGGAGCTCCGGCAGCGTGTCCGAGTGGCTGATAATGAGGTCATGGAGGCCTTTCGCCGCATCATGGCAGCCAGGCAAAAGAAACGCACTCCAACCAAGAAAGAAAAGGATCAGGCATGGAAAGCcctgaaagagagggagagcatcCTCAAACTGTTGGATGGATAAAATCAGGACGTAGCACTGCTGAGGACTGAAGACTGACTGTGTTAGTGTGCTGGTTTGCCCTGggggacctttttttttttttttttacaattttaaacAGGCAGGTCAGCCAGCTTACTAACATTAACAACCAATAATATGAAACCTAGGCTAATATCAGGGCTGGTTCTAGACAGGTGGGAAAGTCCCTGTAGTAGATAATCGATGTAGTCCAACACCTAGTGACACTAGCAGTTTACCCCTAGGAGGTTAGATATAAgtgcttgcttgtttgtttgtttgttttacatagAATGAATAATGAGATGTCCAGGTAGGGCTGCACTATCTGGGCGAAATGTTGGGGATGCATCAAAAGAGGAATTCAGGCTGATTCCAGTGTCCATTAATGCCAAAACATAGACATGACTAGATGACAAGACTAGACACACTGGTTTAACCCGGTTAAAGACTGACCTGTGTTTATTATAGGTTTGCATTATATGTTTTGTTTGATCATGTGGCCAAATAGTTGGAGGTTGTTTTGCATATTGCAGCCTTTTGTGATATCACTATTGTAAAGTCAGGATGGCGAGAATGATTCATTTATGAATAAGTGGTACATTATGCAGCCCAACCTGGTGGCTGGACATTGGTGCATCAGCATAGGTCCAGTCAGCCTAGATCAGTATGTTAATTGAAATAGAATAGAcgtcttattattattcattatttattgtaCCCTTCCCCACATAGGCCCATCCACATCCAGGTTTAGAACCAGCCCTGAGAAGGTCTCACTGAGCAAGATGATGTGCACTAAGAAACCAGTCACTGATACTTACACTACTGTGATAAATCCCACCATGATGATGCCAGAGCTGTGGAGGTGTTTGGATCAGACTTCGGAGGACTAATCTATGgagtgctgatctaggatcaagttttttttgtttgttttggttggTCGTTGTATCCTGTATAACACAATATGTGGACAGACGTACAGATACGTGTGGGTTCTGATATCTCTCATTTACCATGTTTGCCTTCATTTGTACAGTTCCCAAATGCGAGCAGTGATATCAGCAGTGATTGTTGCTGTCGTTATTGTAATTTGTTCTATGATAAAGCTGTATTTTGCCAGTGCATGGGTTAAAGAGGATGCACGttatttttgcttatattttGGTTTGTATTTTGGAGTGGACAGCCTCAAGAAAGTGGACAACAGACTATTTGAATGAAGGGGATTATTAAGTATGAGTGTTGGTGGTTGTTATTattgaagtgttttttttttttttgtttttgtacaaaAGAGACCATGATGTTGTGAAGCATTTCGAAAATGGCATGGTTAATCGTGCCGCTGCATGTAAGCCAGCAGATGAAAATAAACCAAGTGTTTAATGAGTCATAAGGCCAGAAAAACTGTTCCTGTTTGCACATACATCTGAACATCTGGTAGTTCTCTACGGCTCAGTACATTGGGTGTGCTCCAGATGGCATAAATGCAGTGTGCATAGGCCACTTAGAAGGGAGCATGCATGCATCCTAGCCATTCTGTAAGTGCCATTACTCTGGCAAACAGCTGAAGTGAAATTACTGTCTTGAGtgagatggacagttagccagctagccatACTGTTTCAACGAACCCCAATCCCCATGCATCTTAAAGCCTGCTCCACTGTATTAGACTCCACTGTATTACAAGTTTTAGAAAATGTTAGAAGCAACAAAAAATTATTGTGATATGATTCAGATCAGTTTTCAAAGACAAAGCTGTCAGTAAGCCACAATCATtcaatgtattttaaaaaccaTCAGTTATTTATGAATGCTTTTTGCTAGTtagcaacaataataaaaatgcattacatCAAGATTATAGGGCAAAGCTTATAGCCAGACAGTAATGAATCATAGTGTTATAAAATATGGTCTATTTCCATTTGgaaatgtcattttatttgagTGCAGTTTTGGACACCACTGGAACATAACTAGGTTAACTGGTGCATTCTCATGGTGACAGACGTCATTTTCAACATGGTCGAACAGTCTATCTATGGCAAAATGtcaaataataatgtataaataatacagttgGTACATTTATTGTAATAGTACATTGTTTACTAATAATAGTAGAGCCACATTATTTTTGCATTGTTTACAATAGaatatttaaacataaaaaagacaCGCACACAAGACAGCTGTCTGTGACCTTAAAGAAACCTTACCACCTGACATGCACTTGAAAGCACAGAGTGCTATGCAAACTAGTTTGGGAGACAGCCTGTGACAGTGCACACTCTTGCATGCACCGCAAATATATGAACAATTTAATATTGTAtcaattatatttaataatttataataattaataataacaatagtactaatataataataaaaacacaacaattatGTAACTTTGGATGcagcaacagttttttttttgttgtacaaaaactgttcattatgttgtgataatattttttttacataaaaacaaTGATAGACAATGATACGTTTTTAgactattttaaaaaaataaatggctTTTTCCCGCCCACTCGAAAAACTTATTATATCTTGCAAGTGTTCGTCAGGGATAGGGAGCATGAAGGGCATAGGGAGCATGAAGGGCATAGGGAGCAGGGTGTAGGCATCATCACTTCGGAATGAAGCAGAACCTGGAGAAGAAGCGCCATTATTTAATATAGCTAGAAGTTGGACGAAGCTCCAGCAAAACACTTTGGCTGCTGGTTTCTGACAGCTGTTTTATGTCTGGcctctttttttgtattttttttttttgcattaattAGCTAAGAGGAAATTACTCTACAACCTCgggtaagttagctagctaagcagctaaattagctagctagctacagagAATACAACGACTGGCAGTTAGCTAGCGCTGCTAGATAGGCTGGCCAacattgtattttattaaatactgACAGACTTGTGTCCGAAAGCTTGACTTACATTCAGCGTTTTTCAGTTTTACTCCATAATATTTTCTACAAAGCTCAAAAATAAGCTTAGGTAGCTAGATAGCTACAGCAATACAGCTAGCTCCAGTGTAGGTGAAGCAACCTGTAATATTGGCTAGCTGATGTCGTttatatagctagctaactacgaCAGTCAaaataatatgtatttatattaatattatgtatAGTGAGCTATAAATGTGGCCTTTTTTCTTGTGGacctttcttgtttttttatacaaaataaatgaatcagtagAAGTTAGATGAGCGCTTATTGTAGCAagaatttcaaaataaaagtcctctaGTTAGCTTATAGTGCCTATCTAAAGTCAATATTCACTATCATCTACCCTCATAAAAATTTTAATATTGCTTTAATATTGCTCATAAATATCATTATTTATGTGCTTTCCTCTATGAGCAATAATTCAGACTAGTGTTGCTGGAATCACTGGACTCTTTGTTGGTTAGTAGTGTTTGTTGGTTGTTGCTGGTGTTGGTGAATATGTGTTTACTCTGATTTAGGGTGTACCATGTGTGGGAGGACAGCTTGCACTCTTGCTCCAGATGAGATTCGGAAAGCCACCTGTTACCGAAACCGGGCCGGTCAGCGCCAGCGCCCACATTGGAAAGACAGTGATGGAGACAAATACCGGCCATCCTACAACAAGAGTCCTCAGTCCTCCAGTCCAGTCCTCCTGTCCAAAAAACACTTCAATAAGGCGAGGTGCTATTGATTCTGTTTGACTGGCCAAGTGATGATTATaaagatctagtagaaatcgGTTCAGATGTTGGTGTAGAAGGTGATAGTAACTTGTATTCTGATCTGAGTGCCGTGTTTTACAGGTGTTTATTAATATGAAAACATTGCTTTTTGCATCTTTAATTCACTCCAACCTTCTTGTTATTGGACAGGAAGCTCCAGTGGATGAGTGTGTCCTGGCTACGATGCGGTGGGGTCTTGTGCCCGCGTGGTTCAGAGAAAATGACCCCAGCAAGATGCAGTACAGCACCTCCAACTGTCGCAGTGAGAGCCTGCTAGAGAAGAAGTCTTATAAGGTACAAACATGGTCAGTCCTGGGGGCTGTGGGGCTGAGTGAGGAAAAATACATTATGATATTTGTACCGAAGAAACAGTGAGCCATTAAATTAGTTGAATTTTATATCTGTAGTGATTTATGATTACAGTATATGGTCAGGTCTATTGCACAGCCCTGTTCATTATAGTTCAAAGCCTGAGTGTGAAACACATACTACACTAAACAGAACTACTCTATTAAACCACTTAAATGGGAAAAATGCTTGTTTTAGGAAGCATGTCAAAATAAAGGTCATCTTTCAGCAACACTGTTAGTCAGCATGTCAAGATAAAGGGCCTTATAAGTAAATGGCGTTCATGTCTATGTATGTTAGTATCCGCAATATGCAAATTTTATAGTTAAcgttttgagctgaatttcgGAGCttttgaaattaaaaaaaacaatcattcATGATAGCACATCGGGTTGGGTGAATCCACTTGGAGGCATCATACAGTGTTAACCTAAAAAAAGTGGACAAACAGTGTGTTACAATTAAAATGATATTCAGAAGTTCTCCAGGAATAACCTAAGAAACAGCAAATGCTTAAATCAGATCTCTGTACTGTGTATCCTGTGGAGGAGGGAGGGTACCCAACTTTTGAGTAAGCACTCATTTTGTTAGTCACTGTGccattctgtgtgttttttccttttttgtgctcCCTTTGCAGGACCCTTTGCTAAAAGGCCAGCGTTGTGTCATTCTAGCTGACGGCTTCTACGAGTGGAGGAGACAGGAGAAGGACAAGCagcctttctttatttatttcccccagAGCCAGGGAGCACCAGGGCCCAGTCAGCAGGatgagcaggagcaggaggggGCTGAAGGGAAGACTGTAAATGAACAGACCGAGGgcaaggcagagagagaggtgaagaaccTGGATTTTTAGGCTTTTCTgagctggaggagtgtgtgagggctTTTCCTGAAGCACTGGAACACAAAATTCTCATTTGCATGACTTTGTATACTAGTCCTGACCAATTCTAGCTGCTAGCATTGTAAAAGGCTCTGGGTATTAAATACATTGGCGTAGTCTTTTGAAATGTTTTAATCAAATTTTGTgataaaatattcaataaaatgGAGTATTTCTTACAGGACAATGAGGAGGGTAGTGAGTGGACAGGGTGGCGCCTGCTCACCATCGCAGGCCTGTTTGACTGCTGGGCTCCACCTGGTGGTGGGGAGGTTCTGTACACTTACACCGTTATCACTGTGAATGCCTCACCAAACCTCCAAACCATTCATGACAGGTAAAGTGAATCAGTCACTTTTTATGAGGCATTCTCCTCCCACATGCACACAGAGCAGATTCAGTATGTATTGATTCAGTAGATAGTTTATCTATGTTTATGTAGtagtaatatttatattttatattaatatattaagattatatttatattaacttTTACAGAGTACGGAAGTGCGTTTACTTGCACTTTATAATTCAGATTTTCAGATCATTCGGATTGGGTCGTTTGAtcaacttgtgtgtgtgtgtttgtgttacagAATGCCTGCCATTCTggatggagaggaggaggtgaggCGATGGTTGGATTTCGGAGAGGTAAAGTCACTGGAAGCTCTGAAATTACTTCAGTCCAAGTCCTGTCTGACCTTCCACCCTGTCTCTTCATTTGTTAACAACTCCCGGAACAATTCACCAGAGTGCCTGCAGCCCGTAGACCCAACCGTCAAGAAGGTATTTTGCTTTGTATGTAGACAATCAGACAACATAATAACCACAACATGAACCAGTGGGTGGGCAGTGTAACGTATGTTCTCGCCATTGCAATCAATTTTATAACGTTACAGTTTGTGAGTGATTTATATTGTCAGTAATTCTGCAACAGCTGCTTGTATCAAAGATTTAGAAGGCTAATTATAGACCACCTCCAATCCACAATATATGTATACTAACCGTATAGTAGTACAAGTAGCTGATTGGAAGTTAATTAATGTAGTTGTCATTTTATTAAACTTGTCCTTATAAGGTTAAATAACATTATCATACCTAATGTCTCAGTCTTAAAAAGTGAACGttttctaaatggttcttggcttagaCATGCAGTTCTCAACACTATTTTAAGGGTATAGAACCTCCACCTAATGCTAAGGTTTCTTTTAATCTTCACAGTCTTTAAAACAAAgggtcctaaatggttcttgtagTTAAGGAAAACTCTTTAATAAGTATAGGTCCTTTAATCTAAAACTGTACCATACCTAACATCTTGCAGTCTTAAAAACTAATTATGCAATCAATGAAATCATCATATTAACAACATATGTATACTTcctccccaacccccccacATAGACCTTCAAAGTACTTGTTACAAATATCAAAATCCAAATTGTTGACCTTCAGTCAtgcctcccccctcccccctcccctccccctctaCATTCTGC
Coding sequences within:
- the hmces gene encoding abasic site processing protein HMCES gives rise to the protein MCGRTACTLAPDEIRKATCYRNRAGQRQRPHWKDSDGDKYRPSYNKSPQSSSPVLLSKKHFNKEAPVDECVLATMRWGLVPAWFRENDPSKMQYSTSNCRSESLLEKKSYKDPLLKGQRCVILADGFYEWRRQEKDKQPFFIYFPQSQGAPGPSQQDEQEQEGAEGKTVNEQTEGKAEREDNEEGSEWTGWRLLTIAGLFDCWAPPGGGEVLYTYTVITVNASPNLQTIHDRMPAILDGEEEVRRWLDFGEVKSLEALKLLQSKSCLTFHPVSSFVNNSRNNSPECLQPVDPTVKKAPQTSASSKMMMSWLKTGSPNKRKEPEDTEAKEPEGKSPPKKQKPIGPLQQWLLGNSASKRPRS